One Methylophaga marina DNA window includes the following coding sequences:
- a CDS encoding GatB/YqeY domain-containing protein → MPAEASPLKVTIQDSIKDAMRAKDKERLAVLRQISAAIKQVEVDNRVDLSDDDIVVILTKMSKQRREALEQYENASRADLADIEKAELAVIEEFMPEQLSEEEVAQEIQTAIEEADASSIKDMGAVMNVLRPKIQGRADMAAVSGKVKSALSN, encoded by the coding sequence ATGCCTGCAGAAGCCAGCCCGTTAAAAGTTACTATTCAAGACAGCATAAAAGACGCTATGCGTGCGAAAGACAAAGAACGTCTTGCCGTGCTTCGTCAAATTTCAGCAGCGATTAAGCAAGTTGAAGTAGATAACCGGGTTGACCTTTCTGATGACGATATTGTTGTCATCCTGACAAAGATGAGCAAACAACGTCGTGAAGCATTAGAACAGTATGAAAATGCCTCTCGTGCAGATTTGGCGGATATCGAAAAAGCTGAACTTGCCGTTATTGAAGAGTTCATGCCTGAGCAGCTATCTGAAGAAGAGGTTGCTCAAGAAATCCAAACAGCCATTGAAGAAGCTGATGCAAGCAGTATTAAAGACATGGGCGCAGTCATGAATGTGTTGCGACCAAAAATTCAAGGCCGTGCTGATATGGCCGCAGTTAGTGGAAAAGTAAAATCAGCGTTAAGCAATTAA
- the rpsU gene encoding 30S ribosomal protein S21, which produces MPAVRVKENEPFDVALRRFKRACEKAGTVAEARAREAYEKPTTVRKRAAAAAVKRHQKKLSRENASRIRLY; this is translated from the coding sequence ATGCCTGCAGTAAGAGTTAAAGAGAACGAACCATTTGACGTCGCTCTACGTCGTTTTAAACGTGCATGTGAAAAAGCTGGCACTGTTGCCGAAGCCCGTGCTCGTGAAGCTTATGAAAAACCAACAACTGTACGTAAACGTGCCGCAGCAGCAGCCGTAAAACGTCACCAGAAGAAACTGTCTCGCGAAAACGCAAGCCGTATCCGTCTTTACTAA
- the dnaG gene encoding DNA primase: MHACCPFHNEKTPSFTVSPEKQFYHCFGCGAHGTAIGFLMEYDQLSFPEAIQELADHVGMTVPTTQNVSQSPQQKNLYDLMDKVSQFYVHQLQTHPDRQLFVDYLKTRGLSKKTVEMFGIGMAPDGWDNVLKTFGSSQAQVKQLLDAGLLIKNDTGRTYDRFRHRLMFPIRDRRGRVIGFGGRVLDDSTPKYLNSPETPIFHKGTELYGLYQAKKQNRKLERVLIVEGYMDVIALAEHGITNAVATLGTSTTPDHLKQLLRASPEVVFCFDGDRAGREAAWRAAENALPMLGGNQQLKFMFLPDGEDPDSMVRRHGAEAFESEVLHAQNYSDFFFTWLTEKVDLSSMDGRARLVEITKPYLKHVPAGVYRDMLEQRLAELSQTNIATLNRHIEKPASRLQRAPKKQTLATMTPLRLAISILLQYPILAREIDDTASISSLQLPGVNILKELLETLHQYPHLTTAALLERWRDRENGAHLEKLALQSLSLSADELKHELLGIFSQLQKQAKEQRRIYLESKPLSELTEAEKAELRLSQK, encoded by the coding sequence TTGCATGCCTGCTGTCCTTTTCATAATGAAAAAACTCCTTCGTTTACAGTTAGTCCGGAAAAGCAGTTTTATCATTGCTTTGGCTGTGGTGCACATGGCACAGCAATAGGATTCCTCATGGAATACGATCAACTTAGTTTTCCTGAAGCTATTCAGGAACTAGCTGATCATGTGGGGATGACTGTGCCGACCACACAAAATGTCTCGCAATCTCCGCAACAGAAAAACCTCTATGACTTGATGGATAAAGTCAGCCAATTTTACGTCCATCAGTTACAAACTCACCCCGACAGACAGCTTTTTGTGGATTATTTAAAGACTCGAGGGTTATCTAAAAAAACAGTTGAAATGTTTGGCATCGGTATGGCGCCAGATGGTTGGGATAATGTTTTAAAAACCTTTGGTTCTTCTCAAGCACAAGTTAAACAGCTTCTGGATGCCGGTTTGTTGATCAAAAATGATACTGGACGGACCTACGATCGCTTTCGACATCGTCTTATGTTTCCAATTCGTGATCGCAGAGGCCGAGTTATTGGTTTTGGCGGTCGAGTATTAGACGATTCAACACCAAAATACCTTAACTCGCCTGAAACACCGATTTTTCATAAAGGAACAGAACTGTACGGCCTCTATCAGGCAAAAAAACAGAACCGTAAACTTGAACGAGTACTCATTGTTGAAGGTTATATGGATGTTATTGCTTTGGCCGAACATGGTATTACAAATGCAGTTGCCACACTGGGTACTTCAACCACACCAGATCATTTAAAACAATTATTAAGGGCCAGTCCGGAGGTGGTTTTTTGCTTCGATGGCGATCGTGCAGGTAGAGAAGCTGCCTGGCGAGCAGCGGAAAATGCATTACCTATGTTGGGTGGTAATCAGCAACTGAAGTTTATGTTTTTGCCCGATGGTGAAGACCCCGATAGTATGGTGCGAAGGCATGGTGCAGAGGCATTCGAGTCAGAAGTGCTACATGCCCAAAATTATTCAGATTTTTTCTTCACATGGTTAACCGAGAAGGTTGACCTCAGTTCAATGGATGGACGCGCTCGTCTGGTAGAAATCACCAAGCCATACCTGAAACATGTTCCAGCGGGGGTCTATAGGGATATGTTAGAACAACGTTTAGCGGAGTTAAGCCAAACTAATATCGCTACATTAAACAGGCATATAGAGAAGCCCGCATCGAGACTGCAGAGAGCACCAAAGAAGCAAACATTAGCGACCATGACGCCATTAAGGCTAGCTATTAGCATTCTTCTGCAATATCCCATATTGGCGAGAGAGATTGATGACACAGCATCGATTAGTTCTCTTCAGTTACCAGGTGTGAATATTCTTAAAGAATTGCTTGAAACTCTTCATCAGTATCCCCATCTTACTACTGCGGCACTTCTAGAACGTTGGCGCGACAGGGAAAATGGTGCGCATCTTGAGAAGTTAGCGCTGCAAAGTTTGAGTTTGTCAGCTGATGAGCTCAAACACGAGTTGCTCGGTATATTTTCGCAACTACAAAAACAAGCTAAGGAACAACGACGAATTTATCTCGAGTCAAAACCGCTCAGTGAGTTAACCGAAGCAGAAAAAGCTGAGTTACGGTTATCGCAGAAATAA
- the rpoD gene encoding RNA polymerase sigma factor RpoD — MKDQQSRVKELIALGKERGYLTYGEINDHLPEDLVDADQVEDIVSMFSDLGIMVHEDGMDTDEMERLAEAVSSNDEVSDEEAAAVLASSDGEFGRTTDPVRMYMREMGSVELLTREGEIVIAKRIEAGLRESLMMLSTYPACISSFLELYDAVEAGEMRLNELIKGFVSAEELVEEQDDLSDTDDDSDDDSDSDSDDDDDDDSVDNVSDDDDSGEIDPEEARVRFEALKDSFNAYLKAEDKEAETLREQASAQFMEFKLTPKTLAYLNVLMSDTVNEIRNQERIIMDIVVEQARMNRRDFIDSFQGNESNVNWADKHIRAKKHYSSTIKKHHDEIIAAQSVLAEIAESRGMSISEIKEISRQMSIAEAKARRAKKEMVEANLRLVISIAKKYTNRGLQFLDLIQEGNIGLMKAVDKFEYQRGYKFSTYATWWIRQAITRSIADQARTIRIPVHMIETINKLNRVARQMLQEMGREPTPDELAERVDMPEDKVRKVLKISKEPISMETPIGDDEDSHLGDFVEDVNVISPSDSAIIEGLREATQGVLNGLTEREAKVLRMRFGIDMNTDHTLEEVGKQFDVTRERIRQIEAKALRKLRHPSRSDQLRSFLDSEGS; from the coding sequence ATGAAAGATCAACAATCACGCGTTAAGGAACTGATCGCCTTAGGTAAAGAACGTGGTTATCTCACCTATGGTGAGATTAATGATCATCTTCCGGAAGATTTGGTAGATGCTGATCAGGTCGAAGATATTGTCAGCATGTTTAGTGACCTCGGTATTATGGTCCACGAAGATGGCATGGATACCGATGAAATGGAGCGTCTTGCTGAAGCGGTTTCGTCGAACGACGAAGTCTCCGATGAAGAAGCTGCTGCTGTCCTAGCAAGCTCTGATGGCGAATTTGGTCGAACTACTGATCCAGTGCGTATGTATATGCGTGAAATGGGCTCGGTCGAACTTCTGACACGCGAAGGCGAAATTGTCATTGCCAAACGCATTGAAGCGGGCTTGCGTGAAAGCCTGATGATGCTATCAACATATCCTGCATGTATTTCATCATTTTTAGAGCTGTATGACGCTGTAGAAGCAGGGGAAATGCGTCTGAATGAGCTAATAAAAGGCTTTGTTTCAGCAGAAGAGCTGGTAGAAGAGCAGGATGATCTCAGCGATACAGATGACGACTCAGATGATGATTCTGACAGCGATTCAGATGATGACGATGATGACGATAGCGTAGACAACGTCAGTGATGATGATGATTCAGGTGAAATCGATCCTGAAGAAGCGCGGGTTCGGTTTGAAGCATTAAAAGACAGCTTTAATGCCTATCTGAAAGCTGAAGATAAAGAAGCTGAGACGTTACGCGAACAGGCAAGTGCTCAATTTATGGAGTTTAAACTCACTCCAAAAACATTGGCTTATCTCAATGTCTTAATGAGCGATACGGTCAACGAAATCCGTAATCAAGAAAGAATTATTATGGATATCGTAGTAGAGCAAGCTCGCATGAATCGCCGTGATTTTATTGATTCATTTCAAGGTAATGAGAGCAATGTTAACTGGGCTGATAAGCATATCAGAGCCAAAAAACATTACTCTTCTACCATTAAGAAGCATCACGACGAAATCATTGCTGCACAATCAGTTTTAGCTGAGATTGCAGAAAGTCGTGGCATGTCAATTTCTGAAATAAAAGAAATTTCACGCCAAATGTCGATTGCAGAGGCTAAAGCCCGCCGCGCGAAAAAAGAAATGGTTGAGGCGAACTTACGTCTGGTTATTTCTATTGCGAAAAAATATACAAACCGTGGCTTGCAGTTCTTGGACTTGATTCAGGAAGGTAATATTGGCTTGATGAAAGCCGTTGATAAATTTGAATATCAACGTGGTTATAAGTTCTCAACCTATGCAACCTGGTGGATCCGTCAGGCGATCACCCGCTCAATTGCCGACCAGGCACGCACTATTCGTATTCCTGTGCATATGATTGAGACAATCAATAAACTGAACCGTGTTGCCCGCCAAATGCTACAAGAGATGGGGCGTGAGCCGACACCGGATGAGTTAGCTGAACGTGTCGATATGCCTGAAGATAAAGTACGTAAAGTACTGAAGATATCTAAAGAGCCAATTTCGATGGAAACACCGATCGGTGATGATGAAGATTCACATTTAGGTGATTTTGTTGAAGATGTGAACGTGATTTCACCTTCAGATTCTGCGATAATAGAAGGCTTGCGTGAAGCGACTCAAGGCGTATTAAACGGCCTGACAGAGAGAGAAGCAAAAGTTTTACGTATGCGTTTTGGTATCGATATGAATACCGATCATACGCTTGAAGAAGTAGGCAAACAATTTGACGTCACACGTGAACGTATACGTCAGATTGAAGCGAAAGCATTACGTAAACTGCGCCATCCTTCACGTTCTGATCAATTACGAAGCTTCCTAGATTCAGAAGGTTCGTAA
- a CDS encoding entericidin A/B family lipoprotein, whose translation MKLTTLLIPLSLALFLSACNTMEGVGKDVESAGDAIEDSASENKNY comes from the coding sequence ATGAAACTTACTACCTTATTAATTCCATTATCTTTGGCACTTTTCTTATCCGCTTGTAACACGATGGAAGGTGTTGGCAAGGATGTTGAATCAGCAGGCGATGCGATTGAAGATTCCGCCTCTGAAAATAAAAACTATTAA
- the pdxH gene encoding pyridoxamine 5'-phosphate oxidase: MSDDLDLSGLRRSYEKDSLDESMSAASPLEQFKLWLSDALEKGVCEANAMTLATADEQGRPSTRPVLIKGFDEDGIVWFTNYQSRKGQNLDVNPYASVQFFWPELERVIRIEGKVEKLTTSLSDEYYTSRPLTHRIGAWASPQSQVIKSRKVIVEDAAKYALKFGLTPPRPESWGGYRLMPQYWEFWQGRSSRLHDRIAYSLKTDGQWIKQRLAP, from the coding sequence ATGAGTGATGATCTGGATTTGTCTGGTTTAAGAAGAAGCTACGAAAAAGACTCTCTTGACGAGAGTATGAGTGCAGCATCACCACTTGAACAGTTTAAGCTGTGGTTATCAGACGCGCTGGAAAAAGGTGTGTGTGAAGCTAATGCAATGACCTTAGCCACAGCAGATGAACAGGGTAGACCATCAACTAGACCTGTCTTGATAAAAGGGTTCGATGAAGATGGCATTGTCTGGTTTACTAATTACCAAAGTAGAAAAGGGCAAAATCTAGATGTTAATCCTTACGCCTCAGTACAATTCTTTTGGCCAGAGTTAGAGCGTGTTATCCGAATTGAAGGGAAAGTTGAGAAACTCACTACATCATTGTCAGATGAGTATTATACTTCGAGGCCATTAACCCACCGTATCGGTGCTTGGGCATCACCACAAAGCCAAGTTATTAAAAGTCGGAAAGTGATTGTTGAAGACGCCGCGAAATACGCATTGAAGTTTGGACTAACACCGCCAAGACCTGAGTCATGGGGAGGGTATAGACTCATGCCTCAGTATTGGGAGTTCTGGCAGGGACGATCTAGTAGGCTACATGATCGCATTGCTTATAGCTTAAAAACAGATGGTCAATGGATAAAACAACGATTGGCGCCATAA